The Punica granatum isolate Tunisia-2019 chromosome 4, ASM765513v2, whole genome shotgun sequence sequence tgtgacGAAAATTGAGGGGAAAAAGGCAAATTGGATAGAATCAGACAGACGTATGAGGAATGAAACCATAAATTGTGCACTAACCCGGATAACTTCAATCAATTCAAGTAAGCATACATTTGTATTGTACGTTTTGTATATGTTTATCCCATAATTATAGTTGCTTCAGTAGTCGCTTTAACCCTATGTTTGGGGGTAAAAGAAATGGATAGACGATTTAGACCGATGATAAAGCTTTTACATATAACTAGATGCAAGACCCGCGCATAAGTGCGAGCTAAAATCGTTGGACATATCGAAGATACTGGTGACCTCCCTTAGAAAATTAGTTgttctaatatttattttgcaaCAATATATTTGGttaaaatttatcttttatcaatgatattttgattaaaatcttttagttattttggtacaaaaagaaaatgtcttgtaaaatttatattttctcattttcaacaaaaaattGAAGTCTCTCCGACTTTTAGAATAAGAGCTTTGATTTTAGTCTTTTAAGATGATGATAGTGAGTTTTTTTAACCTCATATAGATCTTTTGAGTTTCATAAGTAGTGTggcataataataatatgacaTATGTGGCATGATTTATAAAACTTCAAAAGTCACTCAACGATGGACTACCTATGTCCTACGAGGTATCGTCTGAAGAGCATGGTATCATCCCAAGAGCATTGCTTCGGCTTTTTATAGctgtaaataaattaatgctTTTGTGATTGAAACAAAGAGTCTGAATCGTAGTATTTCTCAATGGCAAATGTCATCTCTTCATGCTAGGCATTAATTTTTAGTTTGTTTCTTTTGTTGGGAAGAATTTTCACCGGGAGGAGTCAATCTACTGCGTCGAAGTTTCACAAAACTGTCCCGTGaaacaagtaattaattaGGTCGTAATCCAGTATGTCGCAAGAAAATTCAAACATGCGTGTAGTACGTCGGTGCAATTGATTCACATTTGTTCTTAATGTTGTCATCACACACACACTGGATATATGCAAGAAACACTCGTACTCACCAATATACGGATTTTATTGGTATGttactcaattttttttttccttttgataACGAGGGTGTGATCAGGTTTCGTCCAATTAAATCTCACGTCTCACGTTATTACCATCATCTCATATTCTTAAAGCCTCCTATAAGATAATTCATCCTTATATCTTGAGACTTTAAGTAGGTAACAATGCGTCTGTGGCTATTATTCTTTTGGAAATGGCTGAGCAATTTATCTACATTCACGTAATTTGTGacaatttctctctttttataGTGTGCGCTATTTGATATTCGGAATTCCTATTGGCTCAACTAATCTAGATTTGAGCCGGCAAATTAGAGGATAAAACTCCTCTATATAATTAAGATTTtctcattaaatttttttttgtgattcTACCTTGTCAATTGGAgtgagaaaaaaatcaattagaaTGCAATAAATTTGTAAATAAAGTGCTAATTACATGGAAAATTGTCATAGTTATTGCTAAATGCAAGAATCTCATTGATTTTTTCTCACCACTCCTTTTTGaggtataaattatttaagaatttCTCATTTATAAGACTTGAAtcaaactttatttttaaggaaaaaaaagtctcGAATCATCTCAACAAAAGTCGACATTACCcagcaaaaaacaaaaaaaaatcgacatTTCTGACACTTTCTTTGTACTTAAGAAATTTCACTTAGGCGTGTAAAGTACGTTTTCAGCCTGGTATGCTCctcatttaaattttatatatgttaaaaTTTCATATGACTATTCATTATGACTGGCACTTTTCACCAACAACAGTGCTATATAGATGTGTGTGGGTGGAGGGGGAACATCGAGTTCCTTATTGAGAAAACCTCGTCACACACAAAAAGAGTGACAGATTAGAACAAACACCATGGCTCTCCTATCTTACTCGTTGCCATCCATCCTTCTAATTGTCGCAACGTCCTTGCATGCAACAAACGCTGTGGAATATGTTGTCTCCAACACCGTCCCAAACACCGAAGGTGGCGCCATCTTCAGGGACAAGCTCGGGCAGGATTACGCCCGCCAGACGATGGCCTCTGCATCGGAGTTCATCTGGCAGACCCTCCGACAGCCCAACGAGGCCGACCGCAAGCCCATAGCCAGGGTGACCCTCGTGGTGGAAAATTTCGAGGGTATCGCATATACCATCAATAGTAGTGAGATTCATGTCAGCGCTAATTCCTATATCCGGAATATCAAGGGCGATATCAAGACTGATTTTAATGGTGTACTGTACCACGAGATGACCCACGTATGGCAGTGGGACGGCAAGAGGCAGGGGCATGCCCCGAATGTGACAGAAGGGGTGGCGGATTTTGTGAGGTTGAGGGCGAACTATGCCCCCCCAACCTGGCCGCCTCGAGGGTCTGGCCAGTTCTGGCACGAAGGGTATGCGGTGACAGCCTATTTCTTGGACTACTGCGAAGGCCTCAAGAACGGTTTCGTGGCCGACCTCAACATGAAGATGAAGGACGGATACAATGACTCGTTCTTTATGGAGTTGCTGGGAAAGCCGGTCGATCAGCTCTGGAGCGAGTACAAGGCTCGGTATGGAAATTGAAGCTACTCACAGCAACAAGTGTCTTTGGTAGTATTGTTACCTCTAAGACCACGCAATTGATCGGATAACAGACATACTTACAATAAGATTGTATATCTGATCAATATAGAAAAGAAATAGGTATCTTATATTGCTAATAAGTGGAGAAAGAGTGTAGTACAGTGGCTAACACTCTCACCTGGTAATCTAGAAGTTCCATATTTGATTCTTATCAGTGGGACTACatgtgcccctttatttagatATCCTTTCCGTTTCCTTATATTATGTCATGAGCTTcctattgtaaccgaaaaaaaatattgctaATAAGTGAAGCAGCGCGTTTATGGTATCACCAATCAtgataagtaaataaataccCCACTTTATGGAAATAGTTAATCGCGCGGAGATGGAGTTTGCTTCCTTTGGTTTAGATTGTCTAAATCTTCAATTATTCTAATGTCGAATGACATGATTTCAGATCCAAAATTGATCTCTTCTGGTCCTTCGGATTCCATAGGATCATTGTCAATTAGTTTCAATGACCAAAAGCATGAACACCAAAACAAaactatctatatctatacatatactCAATATAAAAAAGTGTAAGCTCATGTTTTGCTGCTTCATATTTTAATACCCAAAATGCCCTTATATTTCTCTTATAATTCCTAAAATGCCTCTCACAACTTTTTTAGTGTGAATCATAGTATTCGAAAATCTAATTTCGGTcagactaattcagtcgagccgGGTTGGCCCACTAAatgataaaactctcacagcgtcaattttctgcattcacaagaacTTGGAccctaaattttctttaaacaGAACAAACGTCGAATCACTTGAACTAAGCCAGGTTGATTGTCCTCCCACAACTTAAAACACACCGTATCCCATCCTTTTTGATATACCGTTCTCCTTTTCCAACACTATTTTTCTCATGTACATTGAAACATATAggaataaaaacaaaaacagaaGAGGATATTGACAAGTACAAACAAAAGATAACACGTGTTCGATTTCCCCTCTTTATGTCCAAttgaaaggggaaaaaaactaCATTTgatgagaaaataaattacaataaaaataacaaatatgGAGAAAACAACTTAATCCTAAGTAACCTTTGCTCTCCCTTGAAACGTTACTAATGACCAAGAGACACCAAAGGGTGTGACAGACATTTTatcttcattatatatatatatataataaaccCTTGCGTCGAAAACGGAAATGACATTGAGAGATCCGATTAGAAAGGGGAGGGAACAAAGCGGTTGCTCCTGGATCGTCCGGCATTCAggtggtgtttggtttcatagtaggattttagaattgtgattttgattttgattttgagtggtataaatggggtccaccctttgactttgtaagagttatgttgttttgttgtggaaaaaagtaatataaatgggacccactctttgactttgtatgagttattttgttttgtagtgggtagaattaagttagaattgtgattctaaaatataactctgaaaccaaacagagccTGATCAATTTCCCTAGGTTTTTATTTTACTGTACAATATTTCTATTAATAacctgtttttttttataagttaaTGGGGACAAagacccaaaaaaattaaagaataacAAGGCGGGACGTAGAAACCCGAGAAATATCCCCTAACAACAAAATCTCTAAACCATTAGAAACTGAACACCAAGTGGGAGCGAGATCACCTGCCGAGAGCCAATCCGTACAATAATTCCCTTCGCAGAATACGTGATTAATTTGAACCTCCCATTCTTGAGCCAGTAGCCTGCTGATTTCCTTCACCAGTGGTTTGAGCAGAGGATTGCAATGTGTCCGACCTTGGATTAGGTCCCAAGCCACTAATGAATCCCAAGCATGATGCAGACCAGTAGCGAAGCCCCGTAGTTCTGCCACCATATAAGATGCGATAGCAATATTCTACATGAACCCGCTGATCCAATTCCCGTTTGTATCACGAAGAATACCTCCCACGCCTGCCAAACCCGGATTGCCATGAGAAGCTCCATCAATATTTTGCTTGATAAAGCCATCTGGTGGTCTATGCTATTGATTTAGATGCCAAGAACGTCCCACACCCAAAGCAGCTGAATTTTGCCGCGGCAAAGTTAAGTTTCGACTCACCTCTAGAAACCAAGAGGCTGGATTCGAAGGTCGTCAAAAATCGTCTTGGAAAAATTCCTTATTCCTCCAATTCCATAAAAGCCAACAGCCAGTTCCAAAGATACACGACTAATAAGCAGGAACTATATTCCGAGAGTAAGGGCTTGAGCGCAGGTTAAAAAGCAGCCATTCATGTAGAGATTATGAGAAGAAATGTGTTCGAGCAGAAATGTTTAGCAAACTCTCCCAAACAGGCCTGACATAAGCACAATCTCGCCGAACATGGAGAGTAGTCTCACTTGCTGCATTACGCTGGGGACAAATTGCGGAAGCAGTGAACTTGCATTTCACACGATATGTATTGGTGAGGAGTCTCTACGTGAGAAAACACACTAGTGTCAAAACAAATGATGGAGCTTCTCCTTTTTTTATATAGAGTATAGATTCCCAAGGAGACTTTTACAAATTGTTTCGAGATACAAATTAATGTAACTACTCTcaatgtttttttatttattttctaatattttgtGTTATAAATTTAGTAATATCAACAATATAAACAAATGCCCGAGCAATATgcgagcaatttatttaattttaaaatacttAATATGTACTTAAATGCTCagtaatttatttgattgtATAATGCAACACTAAATTTTCATCTCTTCAGTTCTTAATCAGTGCAACAACTTATTTCCATTTGGacatttttcctctctttacTCTAAATATCCACtacttaaaattattttcttaaaaaaaatagagaaatgtttttgaaatttttacagTAAATgagcaaaaaatataatgttaCTCATTTAACCcgaaatatcatttttttcaatgttCCATTACTCATTTAATCTCAatgccaaaaataaaaagtaaaatttcatgttgaaataaaatgattttcatgacaaataaaaagacaaaatcACCTAATaacttaataaaaaatatatttaaacttAATACTGTTTACATAattgttttttcattttcattgaagtttatttttctagaaattcatacaaaaaaagatttaCTCGTTCGTGATGCTCATATATTTATActgttcaatttttatttcatttaattaggTCATAATCTTTTAAATTGTGAAATATCAATTTAGATAATATTCATGCATTTCTAATTCTAATAAATAGTGCATACTATATTAGCCACGTTATATGAAAAATCTACCCTTCCTCTTTAGAAAGCAATTAAAGTAAAGGATGGAATATATAACATTCAATGCAACGTCTTCAGTTAATAaccatataaaaaattatctcCTTGGAACAATTATCCAAGGAATGAGAACACTGTCACATAAGGGGCACACACATtctaaatcatttttttttgtcttttttcaagtgaaaaattatttggaGATTTAAATATTTGATTGTGTATTTCATTGTTTTAGCATAAAGATTTCtaattaagtaattaaatACTAGGATGAAGATATTTGGGACTAAGGATCTTTGCTTCTCATTCATTATACAAAAATATGAATTCCTTTTTTAAGTAATATTATGGTTTAGTAGATTTGTAAAGtaaaagattgaaaaaaaaatccaaatggTAAGTCCAATGTATtgaataagaaagaaagagatgaTAATTAGATAGCGATTTAAGGAATTTATTCACCTTTCATTAGAGCAATTAATGTACTACAAG is a genomic window containing:
- the LOC116202923 gene encoding uncharacterized protein LOC116202923: MALLSYSLPSILLIVATSLHATNAVEYVVSNTVPNTEGGAIFRDKLGQDYARQTMASASEFIWQTLRQPNEADRKPIARVTLVVENFEGIAYTINSSEIHVSANSYIRNIKGDIKTDFNGVLYHEMTHVWQWDGKRQGHAPNVTEGVADFVRLRANYAPPTWPPRGSGQFWHEGYAVTAYFLDYCEGLKNGFVADLNMKMKDGYNDSFFMELLGKPVDQLWSEYKARYGN